In Deltaproteobacteria bacterium, the DNA window CCAGGATCGGCACCACCGCGACCAAGATGATGCCAAGCAAACGGCGCCGCAGTTGGCGCAAAAAGTCGCCGCTCGGCAGGTGGTGAATGGTATCGATGTTCCTCATCGCTCAACTATCGGCTCGTCAACCGCTGCGTAATTATTTTTTTAAGCGAGTCTGCTTTCGCGCGACGGCGCTGCGTCAATCGCCGCGCGCCTGGCTTGAACGTGCGGTTTGCCCTTCGCGCCGTTGGATCCATTCGGTCAACTGACTTTCGCGCAGACGCCATTGGCCGCCGACTTTGAGCGCCGGCAGGTCGGTGCTGCGAATCATGCGCTGCAACGTGCGTGTCGAGACATGCAGCAGCCGCGCCGCTTCGGCCAACGTCAACAAACGAATCTGCTCCGAGCTTGGTTCCATGGACAAGACACTCCTAGCGCTTTACTTCCGCAATGGCGGTGCCAAGCGCGACGATGCTGGAAGTCGCTGATTTGCTTGAGACAGACAGCGGAAAAAATAATCGGCTGAGTACAGAAATGGACAAGCCAAGACGGCTCGGGGCAGGTTCGCAATTGGCCGCGCCGCGAACTTAGAATTGCCGCCCTTTTTTAGTCGTTACGAGACCTTTTGCCGGCGTGTTTTTAACGCGCCGACTTGAGCGCAAAGCAAGCGAGGATTTGGGAAATCTGGCTACTGGCGGTAAAGAACGAGTCCGGCTTTGGCGGTGTCGTAACCGCCGAGGCTATTGACCGCTTGTTTGAATCCCGCGGAGCCAATCACTTTGAGCAGTTCGGCGCCGCGGGCGGATTCAAAAAAATTACGGTCGATGATCAAGTCATATTCTTCGTTGGCGACCGGAATGAAGTCGAGACGCAAGGCGTTGGCCGCCGCGCGCACACCCAAGCCGGCATCGGCGAGGCCGCTGGCGATCGCCACGCCCACCGCCATGTGGGTGAACTCTTCGCGCTCGTAGCCGGCAATGGCAGCGCCATCGATGGATAATTTTTTCAACTCGTAATCGAGCA includes these proteins:
- a CDS encoding DNA-binding protein gives rise to the protein MEPSSEQIRLLTLAEAARLLHVSTRTLQRMIRSTDLPALKVGGQWRLRESQLTEWIQRREGQTARSSQARGD